One stretch of Pomacea canaliculata isolate SZHN2017 linkage group LG1, ASM307304v1, whole genome shotgun sequence DNA includes these proteins:
- the LOC112569456 gene encoding LOW QUALITY PROTEIN: uncharacterized protein LOC112569456 (The sequence of the model RefSeq protein was modified relative to this genomic sequence to represent the inferred CDS: deleted 1 base in 1 codon) translates to MLDTIRESAQKLFVRAVYTKYIKVAVHHHPGMMEPMMMMGMIDNSAVGLNYSTNRTAFPPPQAHAVVPNAMSNHLPPQPNPPQNPQPMTSVPASSSSNSKPKKQRKKKSADGMITLKPDDEASRLKKKKSCKPKQKNKPRIKPVDGTVSLLGKKGKTLDAQAREIALNVAEYFKREAELGRTLMPLHSYQKRAAAATGVSTATLRKLEGARREIRSEKVAAECMVDDPFPDLHIADTSFLDTTESRHKCRKCTKSRKYFCYSCCEPMPQIKDKIPRVKLPVKIDIIKHQSESDGKSTCPHAVVLAPDDVTVYTFPCIPDYDRDKVVLVFPCSEAKTLKDVMQSASSSTLVSLSASMPLTQTDSGLHTPHPQDQGLHTPGGYADITTSSTYADLQTIWTSAYFQSTGPTPGMQPAATYTYLQTTPMYPSTPDFSTGKPVAESHIQREDKPVRLSVPFERAVFIDCTWNQTKNIIQDERLKDLRRVAIMNYNTQFWRCQEGLPTTFLSTIEAIYYFVREYHEEVLSSPYMNEYDNLLFFFLYFYRKIREKYQGGKELKAYNRKPSV, encoded by the exons ATGCTTGACACTATAAGGGAAAGTGCccaaaaattatttgttagagctgtttatactaaatacaTCAAAGTGGCGGTTCATCACCACCCGGGCATGATGGAgcccatgatgatgatgggcaTGATTGATAATTCTGCGGTGGGACTGAATTATTCCACAAATCGAACGGCGTTCCCACCACCCCAAGCCCACGCTGTGGTCCCCAATGCAATGTCTAATCACTTACCACCACAACCCAATCCACCTCAAAATCCACAGCCGATGACGTCGGTTCCTGCATCATCGTCAAGCAATTCGAAACCTAAAAAGCAGCGAAAGAAGAAATCTGCCGATGGCATGATCACGCTGAAACCAGACGACGAAGCCAGTAggctgaaaaagaagaaaagttgtaAGCctaagcagaaaaataaacccAGGATCAAGCCAGTTGACGGAA CTGTTTCACTGttagggaaaaaaggaaaaacacttGATGCCCAAGCTCGTGAAATAGCTCTAAATGTGGCTGAATACTTTAAACGCGAAGCAGAATTAGGACGAACTTTGATGCCGCTGCACAGTTATCAGAAAAGAGCTGCTGCAGCAACTGGTGTGTCCACAGCAACATTACGCAAGCTGGAAGGAGCAAGACGGGAAATCAGATCTGAAAAAGTAGCAGCAGAATGT atgGTTGATGACCCATTTCCAGATCTCCATATTGCTGACACCAGTTTTCTTGACACAACAGAGTCAAGGCATAAATGTCGGAAGTGTACAAAATCACGCAAATACTTCTGCTATTCATGCTGTGAACCCATGCCTCAGATTAAAGATAAAATTCCAAGGGTCAAG TTGCCAGTAAAAATAGATATTATAAAACATCAGAGTGAATCTGATGGTAAAAGCACCTGCCCTCATGCTGTA GTCCTGGCACCCGATGATGTCACAGTCTACACATTTCCATGCATACCTGACTATGACAGAGACAAG GTGGTGCTAGTGTTTCCCTGCTCAGAGGCCAAGACCTTGAAAGACGTGATGCAGTCTGCCTCCAGCAGCACATTAGTCTCCCTCTCAGCCAGCATGCCTCTAACTCAGACTGACTCGGGACTGCATACGCCTCATCCGCAAGACCAGGGCCTACACACCCCAGGTGGATATGCTGACATCACAACTTCCTCTACATATGCCGATCTCCAGACTATCTGGACCAGTGCTTACTTCCAGTCTACAGGCCCCACCCCAGGCATGCAGCCAGCTGCTACCTACACCTACCTGCAGACCACACCAATGTATCCCAGTACACCAGATTTCAGTACAG GAAAACCAGTGGCAGAATCCCACATTCAGCGAGAAGACAAGCCAGTAAGGCTATCTGTGCCTTTTGAGCGTGCTGTGTTCATTGATTGCACATGGAACCAAACTAAGAATATCATTCAAGACGAGAGATTAAAAG ATCTTCGGCGAGTAGCAATAATGAACTACAACACACAATTCTGGCGCTGCCAAGAGGGTTTACCAACCACTTTCTTGTCCACCATTGAGGCAATTTACTACTTTGTGCGAGAGTATCATGAAGAAGTGCTGAGCAGCCCATACATGAATGAATATGATAaccttctgtttttcttcctctacTTCTACAGAAAAATTCGTGAGAAGTATCAAGGTGGAAAGGAACTAAAAGCATATAACAGGAAACCTTCAGTATGA
- the LOC112569499 gene encoding testis-expressed protein 47-like isoform X3 produces MGDSLKMANEEGALDDPLFESERTSLLEVIEERNRSLSKKNLIHRVFFISRLGESVINRTDVGNYYELFIKRLKNDFQTEPITGLMLIYMKYVVHVMESSADMILELAKEMAEEEKRPKGHFMKSKILIISHDITVRQYQSWNFRTLDIVEPGIEAYEPGESTENLVIELLTQLLRLGNFLAKQPKLNLKNAMDSLHDKVPELLPQQAVVHFLLEENDPCMMTPSEYVEMHTSPFDIILDSDLVWPLPTRLFPYN; encoded by the exons ATGG GTGATAGCCTCAAAATGGCGAACGAAGAAGGAGCACTCGATGATCCATTGTTTGAATCTGAACGCACGTCCCTTCTTGAAGTtattgaagaaagaaacagatcTTTAAgtaag AAAAATCTAATACACCGTGTGTTCTTCATTTCCCGACTTGGAGAGAGTGTCATTAACAGAACAGATGTTGGAA attattatGAACTTTTCATCAAGCGGctgaaaaatgattttcagaCAGAGCCAATAACAGGACTTATGCTCATCTACATGAAGTATGTTGTTCATGTTATGGAG TCATCAGCAGACATGATTCTTGAGCTAGCAAAGGAAATGGCTGAAGAAGAAAAGCGACCAAAAGGCCACTTTATGAAGTCTAAGATCCTGATCATCTCTCATGACATAACTGTG agacaATATCAGTCCTGGAATTTCCGCACGTTGGACATTGTGGAACCAGGGATAGAAGCCTATGAGCCAGgagaaagtacagaaaatcTTGTTATAGAACTTCTTACCCAGCTACTGAGATTAGGAAACTTTTTGGCCAAACAACCAAAG CTTAACTTAAAGAATGCAATGGATTCTTTGCATGATAAAGTTCCAGAACTTCTTCCACAGCAAG cTGTGGTACACTTTTTGCTGGAGGAGAATGATCCATGTATGATGACACCAAGTGAATATGTTGAAATGCACACAAGTCCATTTGACATCATTCTTGACAGTG ATCTTGTCTGGCCACTCCCCACGAGACTATTTCCATACAACTGA
- the LOC112569499 gene encoding testis-expressed protein 47-like isoform X2, whose translation MDRQGTQATTPLQSDSLKMANEEGALDDPLFESERTSLLEVIEERNRSLSKKNLIHRVFFISRLGESVINRTDVGNYYELFIKRLKNDFQTEPITGLMLIYMKYVVHVMESSADMILELAKEMAEEEKRPKGHFMKSKILIISHDITVRQYQSWNFRTLDIVEPGIEAYEPGESTENLVIELLTQLLRLGNFLAKQPKLNLKNAMDSLHDKVPELLPQQAVVHFLLEENDPCMMTPSEYVEMHTSPFDIILDSDLVWPLPTRLFPYN comes from the exons ATGGATCGACaaggcacacaagccaccacacctcTACAAA GTGATAGCCTCAAAATGGCGAACGAAGAAGGAGCACTCGATGATCCATTGTTTGAATCTGAACGCACGTCCCTTCTTGAAGTtattgaagaaagaaacagatcTTTAAgtaag AAAAATCTAATACACCGTGTGTTCTTCATTTCCCGACTTGGAGAGAGTGTCATTAACAGAACAGATGTTGGAA attattatGAACTTTTCATCAAGCGGctgaaaaatgattttcagaCAGAGCCAATAACAGGACTTATGCTCATCTACATGAAGTATGTTGTTCATGTTATGGAG TCATCAGCAGACATGATTCTTGAGCTAGCAAAGGAAATGGCTGAAGAAGAAAAGCGACCAAAAGGCCACTTTATGAAGTCTAAGATCCTGATCATCTCTCATGACATAACTGTG agacaATATCAGTCCTGGAATTTCCGCACGTTGGACATTGTGGAACCAGGGATAGAAGCCTATGAGCCAGgagaaagtacagaaaatcTTGTTATAGAACTTCTTACCCAGCTACTGAGATTAGGAAACTTTTTGGCCAAACAACCAAAG CTTAACTTAAAGAATGCAATGGATTCTTTGCATGATAAAGTTCCAGAACTTCTTCCACAGCAAG cTGTGGTACACTTTTTGCTGGAGGAGAATGATCCATGTATGATGACACCAAGTGAATATGTTGAAATGCACACAAGTCCATTTGACATCATTCTTGACAGTG ATCTTGTCTGGCCACTCCCCACGAGACTATTTCCATACAACTGA
- the LOC112569472 gene encoding G patch domain and ankyrin repeat-containing protein 1 homolog yields the protein MAFSATNREHAHLIEFVKPEDNPNGHRERSLRQNPALVKQISLGGDEARSFYEELLSLPASVSLKTAKACETEQQGNQWQQECEDKRLKKSKNERSKYVKNDCDNNKAMKLCATGIIEVGKTSSKDAKAKLQTSMSPRPWMKVTANCQKHHSLQLLTQKEAKFLWCSQNGEVEPIQNLISLGININVSDMFGWTAAMCAAFEGHSEVLKCLVDSGADLSQTNNAGQTAVQLAQSRGHSSVVHFIEKIQRERRDGTLQPHINTPVLPNVKFYCDVCQIQCDNKKTHLTSTVHLFNVGLKPRDHAFLIPPSNVGYRMLLKSGWEDNRGLGPYGQGQKYPVKTCLKRDRKGLGNKNGESKITHFQPYDTSAVHSVHSIQKSSQRKPNVRTLSRKEQRRKERKERLWEMEMRRALT from the coding sequence ATGGCCTTTTCTGCAACAAACAGAGAGCATGCACATTtaatagaatttgtaaaacCTGAAGATAACCCAAATGGTCACAGAGAAAGATCACTGAGGCAGAATCCAGCGCTTGTGAAACAGATTTCACTTGGTGGGGATGAGGCGAGGTCCTTCTATGAAGAACTCCTATCATTACCTGCCTCAGTGtctttaaaaacagcaaaagcatGTGAAACTGAACAGCAGGGGAACCAATGGCAGCAAGAATGTGAGgataaaagacttaaaaaatctaaaaatgaacgatcaaaatatgtcaaaaatgaTTGTGACAATAATAAAGCTATGAAATTATGTGCTACTGGAATTATAGAAGTAGGCAAGACTTCATCTAAAGATGCCAAAGCCAAATTGCAGACAAGTATGTCACCGAGACCTTGGATGAAAGTGACTGCAAATTGTCAGAAACATCACAGTCTACAACTTCTTACTCAGAAAGAGGCAAAGTTTCTTTGGTGTTCTCAGAATGGTGAGGTGGAGCCGATTCAGAATCTGATTAGCCTCGGGATTAATATAAATGTCTCAGACATGTTTGGGTGGACAGCAGCAATGTGTGCTGCATTTGAAGGCCACTCAGAAGTGCTGAAATGTCTTGTTGACTCAGGAGCTGATTTATCTCAGACCAACAATGCTGGGCAAACAGCAGTGCAGTTGGCACAAAGCCGGGGTCATAGTTCTGTAGTACATTTCATCGAGAAGATTCAAAGGGAAAGAAGAGATGGCACACTCCAGCCCCATATCAACACACCAGTCTTgccaaatgtaaaattttactGTGATGTGTGCCAGATACAATGTGATAATAAAAAGACTCATTTGACATCCACTGTACATCTTTTTAATGTAGGTCTCAAACCAAGAGACCATGCATTTTTGATTCCTCCATCAAATGTAGGCTATCGTATGTTGTTGAAGAGTGGTTGGGAGGATAACAGAGGATTAGGACCTTATGGACAGGGTCAGAAATATCCTGTGAAAACATGCCTAAAGAGGGATAGAAAAGGTCTTGGAAACAAAAATGGCGAAAGTAAGATAACTCATTTTCAACCGTATGATACATCAGCTGTCCATAGTGTTCACAGTATTCAGAAAAGCAGTCAGAGGAAACCAAATGTGAGAACACTTTCTAGAAAAGaacagagaaggaaagagagaaaggagagattGTGGGAGATGGAAATGAGGAGGGCTCTTACTTGA
- the LOC112569499 gene encoding testis-expressed protein 47-like isoform X4, producing the protein MANEEGALDDPLFESERTSLLEVIEERNRSLSKKNLIHRVFFISRLGESVINRTDVGNYYELFIKRLKNDFQTEPITGLMLIYMKYVVHVMESSADMILELAKEMAEEEKRPKGHFMKSKILIISHDITVRQYQSWNFRTLDIVEPGIEAYEPGESTENLVIELLTQLLRLGNFLAKQPKLNLKNAMDSLHDKVPELLPQQAVVHFLLEENDPCMMTPSEYVEMHTSPFDIILDSDLVWPLPTRLFPYN; encoded by the exons ATGGCGAACGAAGAAGGAGCACTCGATGATCCATTGTTTGAATCTGAACGCACGTCCCTTCTTGAAGTtattgaagaaagaaacagatcTTTAAgtaag AAAAATCTAATACACCGTGTGTTCTTCATTTCCCGACTTGGAGAGAGTGTCATTAACAGAACAGATGTTGGAA attattatGAACTTTTCATCAAGCGGctgaaaaatgattttcagaCAGAGCCAATAACAGGACTTATGCTCATCTACATGAAGTATGTTGTTCATGTTATGGAG TCATCAGCAGACATGATTCTTGAGCTAGCAAAGGAAATGGCTGAAGAAGAAAAGCGACCAAAAGGCCACTTTATGAAGTCTAAGATCCTGATCATCTCTCATGACATAACTGTG agacaATATCAGTCCTGGAATTTCCGCACGTTGGACATTGTGGAACCAGGGATAGAAGCCTATGAGCCAGgagaaagtacagaaaatcTTGTTATAGAACTTCTTACCCAGCTACTGAGATTAGGAAACTTTTTGGCCAAACAACCAAAG CTTAACTTAAAGAATGCAATGGATTCTTTGCATGATAAAGTTCCAGAACTTCTTCCACAGCAAG cTGTGGTACACTTTTTGCTGGAGGAGAATGATCCATGTATGATGACACCAAGTGAATATGTTGAAATGCACACAAGTCCATTTGACATCATTCTTGACAGTG ATCTTGTCTGGCCACTCCCCACGAGACTATTTCCATACAACTGA
- the LOC112569499 gene encoding testis-expressed protein 47-like isoform X1 → MTSLQTVEAESTKQTLGEGNAEAGAGVKYKNRQKIQSTKGHEKVFDWPKKSLYEAHWVDSVSETQKNLIHRVFFISRLGESVINRTDVGNYYELFIKRLKNDFQTEPITGLMLIYMKYVVHVMESSADMILELAKEMAEEEKRPKGHFMKSKILIISHDITVRQYQSWNFRTLDIVEPGIEAYEPGESTENLVIELLTQLLRLGNFLAKQPKLNLKNAMDSLHDKVPELLPQQAVVHFLLEENDPCMMTPSEYVEMHTSPFDIILDSDLVWPLPTRLFPYN, encoded by the exons ATGACATCACTTCAAACTGTAGAGGcagaaagcacaaaacaaactttaggAGAAGGGAATGCAGAAGCTGGTGCAGGGgttaaatacaaaaacagacaaaagatcCAGAGCACTAAAGGCCATGAAAAGGTGTTTGACTGGCCCAAGAAAAGCCTTTATGAAGCACATTGGGTTGATTCAGTCAGTGAAACTCAG AAAAATCTAATACACCGTGTGTTCTTCATTTCCCGACTTGGAGAGAGTGTCATTAACAGAACAGATGTTGGAA attattatGAACTTTTCATCAAGCGGctgaaaaatgattttcagaCAGAGCCAATAACAGGACTTATGCTCATCTACATGAAGTATGTTGTTCATGTTATGGAG TCATCAGCAGACATGATTCTTGAGCTAGCAAAGGAAATGGCTGAAGAAGAAAAGCGACCAAAAGGCCACTTTATGAAGTCTAAGATCCTGATCATCTCTCATGACATAACTGTG agacaATATCAGTCCTGGAATTTCCGCACGTTGGACATTGTGGAACCAGGGATAGAAGCCTATGAGCCAGgagaaagtacagaaaatcTTGTTATAGAACTTCTTACCCAGCTACTGAGATTAGGAAACTTTTTGGCCAAACAACCAAAG CTTAACTTAAAGAATGCAATGGATTCTTTGCATGATAAAGTTCCAGAACTTCTTCCACAGCAAG cTGTGGTACACTTTTTGCTGGAGGAGAATGATCCATGTATGATGACACCAAGTGAATATGTTGAAATGCACACAAGTCCATTTGACATCATTCTTGACAGTG ATCTTGTCTGGCCACTCCCCACGAGACTATTTCCATACAACTGA
- the LOC112569465 gene encoding protoheme IX farnesyltransferase, mitochondrial-like — MNTYRVCFTLSRVCKVPGQLPPTLAKPLYLNDPPSTYCRRYALKAAAASKGTKPVSQDFINGDVVSEQISATNTSTLRPDVSVQTVDIADSEPISLHFKHAEQIVNVKAGSIASGLTLFIPKRNEVFSVHIPPSEQVIHTVLQDNTIVPTTALRVTSGVVQTDMTNPAKRIDSIEEHQWKEQVLEFRKLPDYYLRLSKIRLTSLVVITTMAGYAMAPAAFEPTTFVLCTIGTGLTSCCANSINQFFEVPYDSQMNRTKNRVLVRGQISPLHAVTFAVICGATGLSILAVGVNGVTALLGGFNLVLYTLVYTPLKRISIVNTWVGSVVGAIPPMMGWAAGTGGLETGAWILAGILYAWQFPHFNALSWNLRPEYSRAGYRMMSVVNPGLCKRVALRYSVVSTGICLVAPLLDLTTWTFAVDSLPLNLYLTYLGWQFYRHGDSKSSRKLFRFSLIHLPALLLLMWISRKQWKSKSNDDESLKVGSKATAAS, encoded by the exons ATGAATACATATCGTGTGTGTTTCACCTTGAGCCGTGTGTGCAAGGTGCCTGGGCAGCTTCCTCCCACTTTAGCCAAGCCGTTGTACCTCAACGATCCACCGTCTACTTATTGCAGAAgg TATGCCCTAAAAGCAGCGGCAGCATCTAAAGGAACTAAGCCAGTGTCTCAAGATTTTATCAATGGGGATGTCGTTTCAGAACAGATTTCAGCAACCAATACCTCAACTTTACGTCCAGATGTGTCAGTACAGACTGTTGATATTGCAGACTCTGAACCAATATCTTTACATTTCAAGCATGCAGAACAGATAGTGAATGTAAAAGCAGGTAGCATAGCCAGCGGTCTTACTCTGTTCATCCCAAAGCGGAATGAAGTCTTCAGTGTTCATATTCCTCCCTCTGAACAA GTAATTCATACAGTGCTCCAAGACAACACGATTGTCCCAACAACTGCTCTGCGTGTGACTTCAGGAGTAGTACAGACAGACATGACCAATCCTGCCAAGAGGATTGACTCCATTGAAGAGCATCAGTGGAAGGAGCAGGTACTAGAATTTCGGAAACTTCCAGACTACTACCTGAGGCTATCCAAAATCCGACTTACTA GTCTTGTTGTCATAACAACTATGGCAGGATATGCAATGGCTCCAGCTGCATTTGAACCGACGACCTTTGTTCTCTGTACCATTGGGACTGGACTGACATCTTGCTGTGCAAACTCTATCAACCAA TTCTTTGAAGTCCCATATGACTCACAAATGAATCGCACGAAGAACAGGGTTCTTGTTCGAGGACAAATCAG TCCTCTTCATGCAGTTACATTTGCTGTGATATGTGGGGCAACTGGTCTGTCCATCTTGGCTGTTGGAGTTAATGGAGTGACAGCTCTACTTGGTGGCTTTAATCTTGTTCTTTACACTCTGGTTTACACTCCTCTTAAGCGCATCAGCATTGTGAACACATGGGTGGGATCTGTGGTGGGGGCCATCCCACCTATGATGGGCTGGGCTGCTGGCACAGGTGGACTTGAAACTG GAGCATGGATCTTAGCAGGTATACTGTATGCATGGCAGTTCCCTCACTTCAATGCTTTAAGCTGGAACTTACGTCCAGAATACTCGCGGGCTGGCTATCGCATGATGTCTGTTGTCAATCCTGGACTGTGTAAGCGAGTGGCTCTGCGCTACAGCGTGGTCTCCACAGGAATTTGCCTGGTTGCCCCTTTACTAGACCTTACCACCTGGACCTTTGCAGTGGACTCCCTACCTCTTAATCTGTACCTGACCTATCTGGGCTGGCAGTTTTATCGACATGGAGACAGTAAAAGTTCCAGAAAGTTGTTTCGCTTCAGCCTAATACATTTGCCAGCATTACTGCTCTTGATGTGGATAAGCAGGAAGCAGTGGAAGTCTAAATCTAACGATGATGAAAGTTTAAAGGTGGGATCAAAAGCAACTGCAGCATCATAA
- the LOC112569554 gene encoding ribonuclease P protein subunit p21-like, whose protein sequence is MGKDGSRFVNKEVFQRINFLYQAAHFALVQTPSQPQLCCFYINTLRTVAEKHVIRLHPEMKRTICKKCCILLLPGITATVRSKKKGEKCTLVSCLECGNVKRFPWRKTHQLWIEKPDAWLPS, encoded by the exons ATGGGTAAAGATGGATCACGTTTCGTCAACAAAGAAGTTTTTCAACGCATTAACTTTTTATACCAG gcagCACATTTTGCCCTGGTTCAGACACCAAGCCAGCCTCAGTTGTGCTGCTTTTACATTAACACTTTACGTACAGTGGCAGAAAAACATGTTATTAGACT ACATCCAGAAATGAAAAGAACTATATGCAAGAAATGTTGCATCTTACTGCTGCCAGGTATCACAGCAACAGTGAGAAGTAAAA aaaagggagagaagtgtaCCTTGGTGTCCTGCCTAGAATGTGGAAATGTCAAACGTTTTCCATGGAGAAAGACCCACCAACTATGGATTGAAAAACCTGATGCTTGGCTGCCCTCTTAG